From the genome of Streptomyces sp. NBC_00523:
CCGTCCTCGCGCTCCTGCGCAACCGCTGCGACCAGGGCGCTGCGGGGGTGATGGTCACGCACGAACCGCGGTACGCGGCCTGGGCGGACCGGGTCGTCTTCCTGCGGGACGGTTCGATCGTGGACCAGACGCTGACGGCCGGGGCCGATTCGCTGCTGGCCGCCGGGGGAGCCGAGTGAGCGTCTTCACGGGGTGGCGCGCCGCCCTCCGGATAGCCCGCCGTGACGCCCTCCGGGCCAAGGGCCGCAGCGCCCTGGTGGTCGCGATGATCGCGCTGCCGGTCCTCGGGGTGACGGCCGCCGACATCACGTACCGCAGCGCGGAGCTGAGCCCGGCCGAGCGGCTGACGGCCGAGATCGGCGCGGCCGACGCGGTGTACAGCGACGTCGGCCTGGGTCCGATCCAGCAGATGCCCGACGGCACCATGTACGACCGGGCGAGCGGCAAGGAGCCCTCCGAGGAGCCGAAGCCTGTCGACCTGCGCGCCGTGTTCCCGAAGGGCGTACGGGCGGTCAGCGAGCAGTCCGTGTCCGCGACCGTCACCACCTCGTACGGCATCGCGAGCACCGAGATCACCGAGTTCAGGACCTCGGACCGGATGGCCCGGGGGCGGATCGACCTCGTCGGGGGCGCGTTCCCGCGCTCCGCGGGCGAGCTGGTGGCCACCGAGGCGTTCCTGGAGTCGGCGGGCCTGCGTGTGGGCTCCGACGTCACGGTGACGACCTCCGGCAAGAAGTACACGATCACCGGTGCGGTGGAGCTTCCCGCCGACCTGGAGGCGAAGGCGCTGTACGCGGAACCGGGCGCGGTGATCGCCCCCTGGGCGGCCCTGGCCGCACGCGACAAGAAGGTGCCGACGCCCCAGCCGGGCGAGACGCGGTGGCTGGTCGAGGGGCCCGGGAAGGCCGGGATCGTCTGGCAGGACGTGCTGGCCGCCAACAAGGCCGGTGCCCTCGTCACCTCCCGGCAGGTCTTCGAGAACCCGCCGCCCGACTCCGAGATCCCGCTGCTGCGGACGGACCCGCAGTACGCCAACGACCGCACCTACACCTCCGACGAGACCAGCACCGCCCTGATCACCGTCGTCGCGATGGCGCTCCTGGAGGTCGTGCTGCTGGCCGGACCCGCGTTCGCCGTCGGCGCCCGGCGGTCCCGGCGCCAGCTGGGCCTGCTCGGCACCTGCGGCGGTGACCGCAGCCAGGTCCGCGCCGTGGTCCTCGGGGGCGGTCTCGTCCTCGGCGGCGTCGGCGCGGTCGCCGGTGTCGTGACCGGCCTGGTGCTGACGGTGGTGTTCCGGCCGCTGATCGAGGGCTGGGCCGGTCACCGCTTCGGCTCCCTCGCACTGCACCCGGCCGAACTCCTGGTCATCGCCGTGCTCGGTCTGGTCACCGGCCTGCTGGCGGCCTTCGCCCCGGCGATCGCGGCCGGCCGGCAGTCGGTGCTGGAGTCGCTGACCGGCCGGCGCGGGGTGCGCCGCAGCTCCCGGGTGCTGCCGGTCACGGGCGCCTGCGTGCTCGCGCTCGGCGTGCTGATCGCCGTGTACGGGGGCACCGGCGGCAACTCCATGCTGGTCGCCGGCGGCTCGGTCGTCGCCGAGCTGGGCCTGCTGGCCTGCATCCCGGTCATCGTCGGGCTGCTGGGCCGGCTCGGGCGCAGGCTTCCGCTCTCGCCCCGGATGGCGCTGCGGGACGCGGCCCGCAACCGGGGCCGCACCGCTCCGGCGGTGGCCGCCGTCATGGCCGCGGTCGCGGGCTCCGTCGCCATCGCGACGTACATGTCCAGCAGCCTGGCCGAGTCCGACTACTCCTACATGCCGATGCTGACCAAGGGCACGATCGCCCTGAGTGCCAACGACGCCGAGGCCGCCGAGCGGCTTCCGGCGGCCCGTGCCGCCGTCGAGCACGACATGGCGGTGACCGGCCGCCGGGCCGACATCTCCCGGGTCTGGGCGGGCAGCGACTGCAGCGTCTACTACGAGGAGGACGAGAGCGGCTGCGGCTCCCTCGCGCTGGTCAAGCCGGCCGGCAAGGGCCACACCTGCCCGCTCGACACCAAGGGCGCCAAGGAGCTGGCCGCCCGGCTCTCCGCCGACGAGCACCGCGCGATGATGCGGACCCCCGCCTGTGTGGACGTCCACAACTCCACCGGGTCCTTCAGCTACGACTCCGACAACATCGTCGTCGGTGACGCGGCGCTGCTCGACACGTACGTGAAGCTGGACGACCCGGCGGCGGCCGCCGCGCTGAAGGCCGGCACCCCGGTCCTGCTCAACGAGGCGTACGCGGAGAACGGCGAGGTCACCCTCAAGGCCGTCCACACGTACAACGCCAAGGACAAGAAGAACCGCAAGCTGCACCCCGGGCCCGCCCGGAAGACGACGGACCGGCTGAAGGTGTACATCGCGAAGGCCGAGTACGCCACGACGCCCGGCATCCGCATGATCCTCCCGCAGCGCACCGCCGAACGCCTCGGCCTGCACACGAAGCCGTTCGGCAGTGTGTACGCCGTCGGCCACGAGCCCACGGACGCGGAGAACCAGCGGGTCACCGCGGCCATCGACCA
Proteins encoded in this window:
- a CDS encoding FtsX-like permease family protein, coding for MSVFTGWRAALRIARRDALRAKGRSALVVAMIALPVLGVTAADITYRSAELSPAERLTAEIGAADAVYSDVGLGPIQQMPDGTMYDRASGKEPSEEPKPVDLRAVFPKGVRAVSEQSVSATVTTSYGIASTEITEFRTSDRMARGRIDLVGGAFPRSAGELVATEAFLESAGLRVGSDVTVTTSGKKYTITGAVELPADLEAKALYAEPGAVIAPWAALAARDKKVPTPQPGETRWLVEGPGKAGIVWQDVLAANKAGALVTSRQVFENPPPDSEIPLLRTDPQYANDRTYTSDETSTALITVVAMALLEVVLLAGPAFAVGARRSRRQLGLLGTCGGDRSQVRAVVLGGGLVLGGVGAVAGVVTGLVLTVVFRPLIEGWAGHRFGSLALHPAELLVIAVLGLVTGLLAAFAPAIAAGRQSVLESLTGRRGVRRSSRVLPVTGACVLALGVLIAVYGGTGGNSMLVAGGSVVAELGLLACIPVIVGLLGRLGRRLPLSPRMALRDAARNRGRTAPAVAAVMAAVAGSVAIATYMSSSLAESDYSYMPMLTKGTIALSANDAEAAERLPAARAAVEHDMAVTGRRADISRVWAGSDCSVYYEEDESGCGSLALVKPAGKGHTCPLDTKGAKELAARLSADEHRAMMRTPACVDVHNSTGSFSYDSDNIVVGDAALLDTYVKLDDPAAAAALKAGTPVLLNEAYAENGEVTLKAVHTYNAKDKKNRKLHPGPARKTTDRLKVYIAKAEYATTPGIRMILPQRTAERLGLHTKPFGSVYAVGHEPTDAENQRVTAAIDQAGGGLWVQSNSGPNDRGSTILLILTLFAGVVTVGAAAITTGLAKADAEADLTTLSAIGAAPRVRRSLSGFQCLVVALTGVLLGTAAGLVPAVALRLVDLREAMEYMREDPMESAYTPIVLPWATIGLLAVAVPLLAGGLAAVFTRSRVALARRAG